The following are encoded in a window of Balaenoptera ricei isolate mBalRic1 chromosome 1, mBalRic1.hap2, whole genome shotgun sequence genomic DNA:
- the VANGL2 gene encoding vang-like protein 2, with amino-acid sequence MDTESQYSGYSYKSGHSRSSRKHRDRRDRHRSKSRDGSRGDKSVTIQAPGEPLLDNESTRGDERDDNWGETTTVVTGTSEHSISHDDLTRIAKDMEDSVPLDCSRHLGVAAGATLALLSFLTPLAFLLLPPLLWREELEPCGTACEGLFISVAFKLLILLLGSWALFFRRPKASLPRVFVLRALLMVLVFLLVVSYWLFYGVRILDARERSYQGVVQFAVSLVDALLFVHYLAVVLLELRQLQPQFTLKVVRSTDGASRFYNVGHLSIQRVAVWILEKYYHDFPVYNPALLNLPKSVLAKKVSGFKVYSLGEENSTNNSTGQSRAVIAAAARRRDNSHNEYYYEEAEHERRVRKRRARLVVAVEEAFTHIKRLQEEEQKNPREVMDPREAAQAIFASMARAMQKYLRTTKQQPYHTMESILQHLEFCITHDMTPKAFLERYLAAGPTIQYHKERWLAKQWTLVSEEPVTNGLKDGIVFLLKRQDFSLVVSTKKVPFFKLSEEFVDPKSHKFVMRLQSETSV; translated from the exons ATGGACACCGAGTCCCAGTACTCGGGCTATTCCTACAAGTCGGGCCACTCCCGCAGCTCCCGCAAGCACAG GGACCGTCGGGACCGACACCGCTCTAAGAGCCGAGACGGGAGCCGTGGGGACAAGTCGGTGACGATCCAGGCTCCAGGGGAGCCCCTGCTGGACAATGAGTCCACGCGAGGGGATGAGCGG GACGACAACTGGGGGGAGACGACCACAGTAGTAACGGGCACCTCGGAGCACAGCATCTCCCACGATGACCTCACGCGCATCGCCAAGGACATGGAGGACAGCGTCCCGCTGGACTGCTCCCGGCACCTGGGCGTGGCGGCGGGGGCCACGCTGGCCCTGCTCTCTTTCCTCACGCCGCTGGCTTTCCTGCTGCTGCCCCCACTGCTGTGGCGGGAGGAGCTGGAGCCGTGCGGGACAGCCTGCGAGGGCCTATTCATCTCCGTGGCCTTCAAGCTGCTCATCCTGCTGCTGGGCAGCTGGGCCCTGTTCTTCCGCCGGCCCAAGGCCTCTCTGCCCCGTGTCTTCGTGCTGCGTGCCCTGCTCATGGTGCTCGTCTTCCTGCTCGTCGTCTCCTACTGGCTCTTCTACGGCGTGCGCATCCTGGACGCCCGCGAGCGCAGCTACCAGGGCGTGGTGCAGTTTGCCGTGTCGCTGGTAGATGCCCTGCTCTTCGTGCACTACCTGGCTGTGGTCCTGCTGGAGCTGCGCCAGCTCCAGCCTCAGTTCACGCTCAAGGTCGTGCGCTCCACTGACGGGGCCAGCCGCTTCTACAACGTGGGCCATCTCAG CATCCAGCGCGTGGCAGTGTGGATCCTGGAGAAGTATTACCATGACTTCCCTGTCTACAACCCTGCCCTCCTCAACCTGCCCAAGTCCGTCCTGGCCAAGAAAGTGTCTGGCTTCAAGGTGTATTCCCTCGGAGAGG AAAACAGCACCAACAACTCCACGGGCCAGTCCCGGGCTGTGATTGCAGCAGCGGCCCGGAGGCGGGACAACAGCCACAACGAGTACTACTACGAGGAGGCTGAGCATGAGCGGAGGGTGCGCAAGAGGAGGGCCAG GCTTGTGGTGGCCGTGGAGGAGGCCTTCACTCACATTAAGCGGCTGCAGGAAGAGGAACAGAAGAACCCCAGGGAGGTGATGGACCCACGGGAGGCAGCCCAGGCCATCTTCGCATCCATGGCCCGTGCCATGCAGAAGTACCTTCGCACCACCAAGCAGCAGCCTTACCACACCATGGAGAGCATCCTGCAGCACCTTGAGTTCTGCATCACTCACGACATGACACCCAAG gccttcctgGAGCGGTACCTGGCGGCTGGACCCACCATCCAGTACCACAAGGAACGCTGGCTGGCCAAACAGTGGACACTGGTGAGCGAGGAGCCGGTGACCAACGGGCTCAAGGATGGCATCGTTTTCCTCTTGAAACGCCAGGACTTCAGCCTGGTGGTCAGCACCAAGAAGGTCCCATTCTTCAAACTCTCCGAGGAATTTGTGGACCCCAAGTCTCACAAGTTTGTCATGAGGCTGCAGTCTGAGACCTCGGTGTGA